ATGTACAATTGTACATGCTAGCGCAATCGGTGTCTATTGGCATCTATAATAGGCTTATGGTAGGAGATACAATCGGGGTGTTAGTGTATGTGCCATCCTTGTGAAATTAAAAAGGGAAATTGCCCTGACCAAATGCATGAGCATGATTGAACTTTGTGAGGTTAAACCCCTGAAGATATCTGATCTTGCTTTAATTTCTCAGAGTAAAAAAAGCAACTCATCATTTATATACTGATCATGTAACATCCAGATGTCCATGGGCATGTTTAACAAGCATATACAGCTGCTGAAACTCTCCCAAATATCTTTGCGGGAGTTAACAGCAAGTGAAATCCTCATCTTTGGCCAACATACACTGCCAGCACATCAAAATATCATGGCTACTAATTAAAGAGGAAGGTCCAGACCCTTGCCCACCTCCACCCCAATCATCTGAAGGATCCCCTTGTTTAGCACCTGAAAATCAAGAAGCCGATCGAACCTTGAGAAACTCAAGTACAGTACAAGCAACGCTGCAAACATGACATGTTTGTGAACATAGATAATGTAGTGAATGGATTCCTTCGTTACCAGCTCCACAATGAAGGTGCCGATGAGGCCAATCATGCAGGCCCTGGAGTTCCAGATTTCGGCCGTCTGGGTGAACCCCAGGAAGGGCTCGCTCAGCTTTGGCTGCACCCTGGGCACTTCAACCTGAACACAACAGAAAATGAACAGCTGATAACTGTAGAAAAGAAACTCTTTTTTTTTGTAGTTACCAGCAGAAGCATTTTCTTTTTCGCTTGTGTCACTCACCCCTGGAGGAAGCTTTGCAGCACTCACTCTCAGCGCAACGGCTCTTGGCGATGGCAGGCATGGAGCAAGCCTCTTGCGGCAGAGGGGTCGATGAGCCAGGAAGGATGGTGCGGAAAGACCACACCTTGCTGCCATTGCTGGGATTGTTCATGTGAACCCCGATAATTTTTACAAAAAGTTAGAAGTTAATAGACATCAAAAAGTCAAATAGCTTGAGGTTAGAGTTTGGGAACTCCGTTTCATACAGCAGGGAAGAGAAGGTGGTTGGGAATACCTGGCGGCGGGCGCTCTTCGCCGGcggcgtagggcggcggcggtAGCCTACCCAATTGTCTCGCagatagagagggagagagcgagcgAGCGCACGGCTTTGCCTTTGTTTCACCTCACACAAGTCTTGGTTCACACAACTCAGCGGGACCAGCAGCTGTAGGCTGTAGCTGTCTCAGTCTCAGCTCAACGCATTGAGCAAGCAACGTGAGAGGGCAGAGGAGAGCAGTATCTTATCCGTTCCGACCGACGTGGCAGCTTCCCTGCTCTAACGAGGGGACGCCACGTCAGCAGCGAGGATCCTGAACCTATCCACGAGCTGCAGGCCACAAGCTGCCCTTGTGGCCACAAGCTTTAAGGCCCTTGCGCTCCATATCAAATCACGCCTGAAACACCTGCCTGCCACACCACTCTGCACAGACCGACGACGACACAGCAGGCGCCATACATGGCCTCCCAGCTCTCCGCCGCCGCGTCCAtgtccgccgccgccgtgcctcaGTTCCACGGCCTCCGGGGCTACGCCTCGCCTAGGTCCGCGGTGGCGATGCCGTCCGTGAGGGTGGGCAGGAAGAGGTCCCAGGGCATCCGCTGCGACTACATCGGCTCCGCCACAAACCTGGTACGTATATATGTCGTGCTCGTGCGTGCATATGGTCGGAGGTCGGAGCGAGTAGTGAAGTTTGATGATGACCGATCAGTCGATCACTGATGGCATGTGCATATATGGTATGCAGATCATGGTGACGACGACGACGCTGATGCTGTTCGCGGGGCGGTTCGGGCTGGCGCCGTCGGCGAACCGGAAGGCGACGGCGGGGCTGAAGCTGGAGGCGCGCGACTCCGGGCTGCAGACGGGCGACCCCGCCGGGTTCACCCTCGCCGACACGCTGGCGTGCGGCGCCGTCGGCCACATCCTCGGCGTCGGCATCGTgctcgggctcaagaacaccggcGCCCTCGACCAGATCATCGGCTAGATCTATCCCTACGTTGTTAAGCTGAGACTCAGCAGGCTCGATCGCGCCGCCGACCGGCCGGTGCTTATGTAACGTGCGTGTGTGTACATTGCATGCATCTTGGTTCCAATGGACATAGCTCTTGTTGCTCCTTTTGGCCCCCGATCGGATATTCGGATGAGATTCCATTCCAGGTCGTAGTCATAACTTAGAAAAAAAACTCACccaagtttctttttttttttgggagaATCAATGAACTCACCCAACTACCCAAGTGAACTCCCAAGAGCAAGcatctttttttttaagaaaaccaCACTCATTATCCATGGAGATAGTCATAAGAGTTACAAATGCTCGAAGGCGGATCTAACAGCCAGATATGACTGTCTATCAAAAGAAATCAGGCTCCAAACTAGAGCATAAACATCTTCTATTCTCATAAACAAAATCAACAAAAACAAACAGTCTGTTCGTTTGGCCGTAGCTTGTCATAAataatcgtaaatttttagccgaaacagtatttttatcTCACACGAACCAACCAGACGAACAACAACGAAACGAACCCACCAACCGAGGCTGAAAATCAAGTGCGCGACCCCACTGGGAGACTGACGCGTGTCCAGGGAAAAAAAAACTGTCCGCAAACACCACCAGGAACCAGCACAGCCCTGCTCCGCATCCCGAGCCTTAGGACTCTGGCCACGTACCTTTCCCGTGCCGCTCCCTCCTCTCACTCTATTTTCGTTGCATGCTGACGCAAgcacaaaaaaaaaagcaaatcaTTTTATTTAAATTGCTATAACTCATGAATGGTGTATCCGTTTTCAATTCCGTTTGCATCGGTATGTTCTACGTGACGAGGCGAATAAAACTAGACCCCGCTTGCCTATGTTTCAAACATTTTCATTTTAGTAGCAATTTATGTGTAAAAATGTGCTAGGAGATTTAAAATGAGTTGCCACCTTGTAATACTAAAGTTGTTACTGAAAAAATATACTGAAGTTGGTAAAAGTATGCGCATCGATTGTTACCATGAGAAT
The sequence above is drawn from the Miscanthus floridulus cultivar M001 unplaced genomic scaffold, ASM1932011v1 os_2323_1_2, whole genome shotgun sequence genome and encodes:
- the LOC136534812 gene encoding light-harvesting complex-like protein OHP1, chloroplastic, which translates into the protein MAARCGLSAPSFLAHRPLCRKRLAPCLPSPRAVALRVSAAKLPPGVEVPRVQPKLSEPFLGFTQTAEIWNSRACMIGLIGTFIVELVLNKGILQMIGVEVGKGLDLPL
- the LOC136534809 gene encoding photosystem I reaction center subunit psaK, chloroplastic; amino-acid sequence: MASQLSAAASMSAAAVPQFHGLRGYASPRSAVAMPSVRVGRKRSQGIRCDYIGSATNLIMVTTTTLMLFAGRFGLAPSANRKATAGLKLEARDSGLQTGDPAGFTLADTLACGAVGHILGVGIVLGLKNTGALDQIIG